One part of the Cyclobacteriaceae bacterium genome encodes these proteins:
- a CDS encoding PIG-L family deacetylase produces the protein MRSLVFLFFILPTLLFSQPHQPNAAQLKLSLKKLNFLGSALYVAAHPDDENTRVIAWLASERMAATAYLSMTRGDGGQNLIGPEIRDQLGLIRTQELITARKIDGGEQFFTRANDFGYSKSADETLVIWKKDEILSDVVRVYRAFQPDVVITRFPPDERAGHGHHTASAMLAQEAFDLSGLTTAYPDQLTALPVWKPIRVYTNTGRFFSNTIDENTPGVTTLNVGGYNALLGASYAEIAAASRSQHKSQGFGASGRRGDAQEFFELAKGAAATADIFDGVNTSWSRVKGGNAVQPLVERAIREFDAEKPFRSIPLLLQIRKAIDKVEPGVWKERKLREVEQLIKDCSGFFIEVAAATYYASPGQNVLLNYEIINRSPIEVVVQRLSSTDLKFDSAFATPLKNNVPLLFKSRKTIHPDKSYSDPYWLREPHELGRFTVSDKSLIGKPENDPAVMVDVQVAIEGEKLVFTVPVVYKWTDPVKGELYRPFEIVPPVFVNLTDPVLIFKDNSPRQVNVVVKSSTDLIKGDLSLQLPEGWRSEPSSVSVSLSKQGEESTQSFTIYPASREMIGTVRAVMTIGNKDYDYALQTIQYDHIPVQTLLPKAEARLVRVDIKHQGNTIGYIKGAGDDIPVALRNMGYEVTEFKNGEVTAANLAKLDAVVLGVRAFNTNERLRFLMPELLNYVKNGGTLVVQYNTNFDLGSIYSPYPLKISRERVAEEDAEVRILKPDHPALNFPNKISTADFEGWVQERGLYFPDTWDQNFETLLSMNDKGEKPKDGSLLIAKYGEGYYVYTGLSFFRELPEGVPGAYKLFANLVSLGKRPAEQPATSSNSAKKNKKKK, from the coding sequence ATGAGAAGCCTGGTGTTTTTGTTTTTTATTTTGCCAACCCTACTTTTTTCACAACCGCATCAACCTAATGCGGCCCAGCTAAAGCTATCCTTAAAAAAACTCAACTTTTTGGGCTCAGCCCTTTATGTTGCGGCTCACCCCGATGATGAAAATACACGCGTAATTGCGTGGCTTGCGAGCGAGCGGATGGCTGCTACCGCTTATCTTTCCATGACACGGGGTGACGGAGGTCAGAATTTGATTGGTCCGGAAATCCGTGATCAATTGGGATTGATCCGTACACAGGAACTTATCACTGCCCGAAAAATTGATGGCGGTGAACAATTCTTTACCCGGGCAAACGACTTTGGATACTCAAAGTCTGCCGATGAAACACTGGTGATTTGGAAAAAAGATGAAATACTTTCTGATGTAGTCAGGGTTTACCGGGCCTTTCAACCTGATGTGGTGATAACGCGTTTCCCACCCGATGAGCGTGCCGGGCACGGCCATCATACAGCTTCCGCTATGCTGGCGCAAGAAGCTTTTGATTTGTCGGGCTTAACTACAGCTTACCCCGATCAATTAACTGCACTTCCGGTTTGGAAACCGATACGTGTGTATACGAACACCGGCAGGTTTTTCAGTAATACGATTGATGAGAACACTCCGGGTGTAACTACACTTAACGTGGGCGGATATAATGCTTTACTGGGTGCTTCCTATGCGGAGATCGCAGCCGCCAGTCGCAGTCAGCATAAAAGCCAGGGGTTTGGTGCTTCAGGCAGAAGGGGAGATGCGCAGGAATTCTTTGAGTTGGCTAAAGGTGCTGCGGCAACCGCTGATATTTTTGATGGCGTGAATACATCATGGAGCCGGGTGAAAGGCGGCAATGCTGTTCAACCACTTGTCGAAAGGGCTATCCGTGAGTTTGATGCGGAGAAACCTTTCCGTTCAATACCGTTGCTGCTGCAAATCCGGAAGGCGATTGATAAAGTTGAGCCCGGTGTATGGAAAGAAAGGAAGTTGCGCGAAGTAGAACAATTAATTAAAGATTGTAGTGGATTTTTTATTGAAGTAGCGGCAGCAACATACTATGCTTCACCTGGACAAAACGTACTATTGAATTACGAAATCATCAATCGGTCGCCAATTGAAGTTGTCGTTCAGCGTTTAAGCTCTACTGACTTAAAATTTGATTCTGCTTTTGCAACACCGTTAAAGAATAATGTACCACTTCTGTTCAAATCAAGAAAAACAATTCACCCTGATAAATCTTATTCTGATCCCTATTGGTTACGTGAACCACATGAACTTGGTCGCTTTACGGTAAGTGATAAATCATTAATCGGTAAACCTGAAAATGATCCGGCTGTAATGGTTGATGTTCAGGTTGCCATCGAGGGTGAAAAACTTGTGTTCACTGTACCGGTTGTGTACAAGTGGACAGATCCGGTTAAAGGTGAACTTTATCGGCCATTTGAAATAGTGCCGCCAGTGTTTGTGAATTTGACTGATCCGGTTTTGATCTTTAAAGATAACTCACCCCGGCAGGTCAATGTGGTGGTAAAGTCATCAACTGATTTGATTAAGGGAGATTTATCGCTGCAACTTCCTGAAGGTTGGCGATCGGAACCATCATCAGTTTCTGTATCATTAAGCAAACAAGGCGAAGAGTCAACGCAATCCTTTACTATTTACCCTGCTTCCCGCGAAATGATCGGAACGGTCAGAGCCGTTATGACTATCGGTAACAAAGATTATGATTATGCACTGCAGACCATTCAGTATGATCACATTCCTGTTCAGACGTTATTGCCTAAAGCAGAAGCCCGGCTTGTACGGGTAGACATTAAACACCAAGGGAACACTATTGGCTATATCAAGGGGGCAGGTGATGACATACCAGTGGCATTGCGCAACATGGGGTATGAAGTAACAGAGTTTAAAAATGGTGAAGTCACCGCGGCAAACCTCGCGAAACTGGATGCGGTAGTGTTGGGTGTCCGGGCATTTAACACCAATGAGCGTCTGCGGTTTTTGATGCCTGAGCTTTTGAATTATGTGAAGAATGGCGGTACACTTGTGGTTCAATACAATACTAATTTTGATTTAGGTTCAATCTATTCCCCATATCCGCTAAAAATATCTCGTGAACGTGTAGCTGAAGAAGATGCTGAAGTGAGGATTCTCAAGCCTGATCATCCGGCTTTAAACTTTCCGAATAAAATTTCCACAGCCGACTTTGAGGGATGGGTACAGGAGCGCGGTTTGTATTTCCCGGATACATGGGATCAGAATTTTGAAACCTTGCTTTCGATGAATGATAAGGGTGAGAAGCCAAAGGACGGAAGTTTACTTATCGCCAAATATGGCGAGGGTTATTATGTTTATACCGGTTTATCATTCTTCCGCGAGTTGCCAGAAGGCGTCCCGGGCGCCTACAAACTTTTTGCTAATCTTGTTTCGCTGGGAAAAAGGCCTGCTGAACAACCAGCGACTTCCAGTAACAGCGCAAAGAAAAACAAGAAGAAAAAGTAA
- a CDS encoding sodium:solute symporter: MSLLDWIVLFGSILAIVSYGAWKTRGNKTMESYLKGDGTLKWWMIGISIMATQASAITFLSTPGQAIEDGMRFLQFYFGLPIAMIIISVTFVPIYYKLNVLTAYEYLESRFDLKTRSLTAGLFLLLRGLSAGITIFAPSLVLSTILGWPITATTLLIGAMVIIYSVSGGSRAVSLTQRMQLSVVMGGMILAGILAFTLLPDHISFSDTVNLAGELGKLNLVDLEFNPNERYNIWSGLIAGTFLFLSYFGTDQSQVGRYLGGKSIAESRLGLIFNGLLKIPMQFVILFIGVLVFVFYLFNQPPVFHNQVLKNRVVETAQGDNLRALEQEYDQLYAEKRVAVDQLVQAIQAEDELAIKTSREAVLSFGLKEKSIRDSVKATIKEAIPLAKTQDRDYIFLNFVLSNLPHGIIGLLLAVMFLAAMSSMAGELSALSSTTASDIYRRSINRNASPEHYLKASRGFTIIWALLAMVFAMLASFAENLIQFVNIVGSLFYGTILGIFLTAFYVKRVQGTAVFWAALLAEVVVLYCYFFTDLAFLLYNIIGCVIVVVGAILLQGIISTKSTPKCWF, from the coding sequence ATGAGTTTGCTGGATTGGATTGTATTGTTCGGCTCAATCCTCGCGATTGTTTCCTATGGTGCGTGGAAAACCCGCGGTAATAAAACCATGGAAAGCTACCTGAAAGGTGATGGCACACTAAAATGGTGGATGATTGGTATTTCCATTATGGCTACACAAGCCAGTGCGATAACGTTTCTTTCAACGCCCGGGCAAGCCATTGAAGATGGTATGCGGTTTCTTCAATTCTATTTTGGATTGCCTATAGCCATGATTATCATTTCGGTAACCTTTGTGCCGATCTATTATAAGTTAAATGTTCTTACGGCATACGAATACCTTGAATCGAGATTTGACCTCAAGACCCGCTCACTAACAGCCGGTTTGTTTTTACTCCTCCGTGGTCTTTCGGCAGGCATTACCATTTTTGCGCCATCACTTGTGCTGTCAACCATTTTAGGTTGGCCGATTACGGCTACAACCTTATTGATTGGTGCAATGGTTATCATTTACAGTGTTTCGGGCGGATCGCGGGCGGTAAGTTTAACGCAGCGCATGCAACTTTCGGTAGTAATGGGTGGGATGATATTGGCGGGTATCCTGGCGTTTACATTATTACCTGATCATATTTCTTTTTCTGATACTGTTAACCTGGCAGGCGAGTTGGGTAAACTTAATCTTGTAGATCTGGAGTTCAATCCGAATGAGCGTTATAATATCTGGTCGGGGTTAATTGCGGGCACATTCTTATTCTTATCGTATTTCGGAACGGACCAATCGCAGGTTGGTCGTTACCTCGGTGGAAAGTCAATTGCGGAAAGCCGGTTGGGATTGATTTTTAACGGATTACTAAAAATTCCCATGCAGTTTGTTATTCTTTTTATCGGGGTTTTGGTTTTTGTCTTTTACTTATTTAACCAACCCCCGGTTTTTCATAATCAGGTTTTGAAGAATCGCGTTGTTGAAACTGCGCAAGGTGATAACCTGCGTGCATTGGAACAGGAGTATGACCAATTGTATGCCGAAAAACGTGTAGCGGTTGACCAACTTGTGCAGGCTATTCAGGCTGAAGATGAATTGGCAATCAAAACATCACGCGAGGCGGTGCTAAGTTTTGGCTTGAAAGAAAAGTCGATACGCGATTCGGTTAAAGCTACCATTAAAGAGGCAATTCCTTTGGCCAAAACCCAGGATCGTGATTACATCTTTTTAAATTTTGTGCTCAGTAATCTGCCGCATGGAATTATTGGTTTGTTGCTGGCGGTGATGTTTCTGGCAGCGATGTCCTCCATGGCAGGGGAGTTGAGTGCTTTATCCTCCACTACGGCTTCCGATATTTACAGGCGCTCCATAAATAGAAATGCATCACCCGAACATTACCTTAAAGCTTCACGAGGGTTTACCATTATTTGGGCTTTACTGGCTATGGTATTTGCTATGCTGGCCAGCTTTGCTGAAAACCTAATCCAGTTTGTGAATATTGTTGGGTCACTTTTTTACGGAACTATTCTGGGAATTTTTCTAACTGCCTTTTATGTAAAGCGTGTTCAGGGCACGGCTGTTTTCTGGGCTGCGCTATTGGCAGAAGTGGTCGTGTTGTATTGCTACTTTTTTACCGACCTGGCATTTTTATTATATAATATTATAGGTTGCGTGATTGTTGTGGTTGGAGCAATTCTGCTTCAGGGCATTATCAGCACGAAAAGCACACCGAAGTGCTGGTTTTAG
- a CDS encoding DUF2911 domain-containing protein — protein sequence MKKVLPLLLVVACLAVEAQIQTPAASPAATVSTVVGLTDVKVTYARPKMKGRKIYGSGSDFLVPYGELWRTGANQGTVISFSDDVKVDGKDVKKGDYLLLTIPGASEWTVILYSDVAMGGNTAAYDKSKDAARFTVKPERLSERIETFTVNITDVSDDNTKANIQVAWENTSVKFGITVDYDAKVMKAIEAGTKVNPGNYIAAANYYFETGKDLKKALEWITIGIDTGNPNAFWNIHTKAKIQHALGDYKGALATAQLSMDKAKAAPSDFGYVKLNEDLIAKINAEMPKTPAKKK from the coding sequence ATGAAAAAAGTATTGCCCCTTTTATTAGTGGTGGCTTGCCTGGCTGTTGAAGCCCAGATACAAACCCCTGCTGCAAGCCCGGCTGCTACCGTAAGTACCGTTGTTGGTTTAACGGATGTTAAAGTAACCTACGCGCGCCCTAAAATGAAGGGCAGAAAGATTTACGGATCAGGCAGCGACTTCCTGGTGCCTTATGGAGAACTCTGGAGAACCGGTGCCAACCAAGGTACGGTGATCAGTTTTTCGGATGATGTGAAAGTTGACGGAAAAGACGTTAAAAAGGGTGACTACCTCCTCCTTACCATCCCCGGTGCCAGTGAGTGGACAGTAATCCTCTACAGTGATGTGGCCATGGGTGGTAACACAGCAGCCTACGACAAGTCTAAAGACGCTGCACGTTTTACTGTGAAGCCTGAAAGGCTAAGCGAGCGCATAGAAACCTTTACCGTAAACATCACGGATGTTTCCGATGACAACACCAAAGCCAACATTCAGGTAGCCTGGGAAAACACATCGGTGAAATTTGGTATTACAGTGGACTACGATGCCAAGGTGATGAAAGCCATTGAAGCAGGCACCAAGGTAAATCCAGGTAATTACATAGCAGCTGCCAACTATTACTTTGAAACCGGCAAAGATTTGAAGAAAGCATTGGAATGGATAACCATAGGAATCGACACCGGCAATCCAAATGCCTTTTGGAACATTCACACCAAAGCAAAAATTCAACATGCTTTAGGCGACTATAAGGGCGCATTGGCCACAGCCCAACTTTCTATGGATAAAGCTAAGGCAGCGCCAAGTGATTTTGGTTATGTTAAACTAAACGAAGACCTGATTGCGAAAATCAATGCCGAGATGCCAAAGACTCCGGCTAAGAAAAAGTAA
- a CDS encoding glycoside hydrolase family 32 protein has translation MKVICYSFFFILLIINCQPKTNFVNDNLYMREQHRPQFHFSPMAHWMNDPNGMVYHNGEYHLFYQYYPDGNVWGPMHWGHAISTDLTRWQHLDIALYPDSLGYIFSGSAVVDRNNTSGFGTKENPPLVAIYTYHHPDQEKEGRMDYQTQGIAYSTDNGRTWKKYDRNPVLKNPGIKDFRDPKVFWHEPTGQWIMILAVLDHVQLFRSPDLKQWEKVSEFGVDHGSHGGVWECPDLFPLVVNGKEKWVMLVSLNNGAPNGGSGTQYFIGSFDGKVFVNENQKEKILWIDYGTDNYAGVTWSDVPKRDGRRLFIGWMSNWNYANVVPTTVWRSAMTIPRELKLAQTPVGTRLVSVPVEELKGLRGKEQRWENKEISAPLDLSNATTQTGLYEVIIDFNPGIKQRFSLELANGAGEKLLISYDKEKNLLSIDRNQAGNHSFSEKFGGTHTAPREMEGAIQSLQLFVDHSSVELFIDNGLTVMTELMFPSEIFNRLTLHPDTKDSLNVKSISLYEINRIWP, from the coding sequence ATGAAAGTAATTTGCTATTCATTCTTCTTTATCCTGCTCATCATCAATTGTCAACCAAAAACGAACTTCGTTAACGATAACCTATATATGCGCGAACAACACAGGCCTCAATTCCATTTTAGCCCCATGGCTCATTGGATGAACGACCCCAACGGTATGGTTTACCACAACGGTGAATATCATTTGTTTTATCAATATTATCCCGATGGCAACGTTTGGGGCCCTATGCATTGGGGGCATGCCATTAGCACTGATCTTACCCGTTGGCAACATTTGGACATTGCCCTTTATCCGGATTCATTGGGCTACATTTTTTCCGGAAGTGCCGTGGTTGATCGCAACAATACCTCCGGTTTTGGCACCAAAGAAAATCCCCCGTTGGTAGCCATCTATACCTACCACCACCCCGATCAGGAAAAGGAAGGCCGAATGGATTACCAAACACAAGGCATTGCCTACAGCACTGACAATGGGAGAACGTGGAAAAAATACGACAGGAATCCGGTACTCAAAAATCCGGGGATTAAGGACTTTCGTGATCCCAAAGTTTTCTGGCATGAACCCACCGGGCAATGGATCATGATTTTGGCTGTATTGGATCATGTTCAACTCTTTCGGTCACCTGATTTAAAGCAATGGGAAAAAGTAAGCGAATTTGGGGTCGATCACGGAAGCCATGGTGGTGTATGGGAATGTCCCGACCTCTTTCCACTGGTTGTTAATGGTAAAGAGAAATGGGTAATGCTCGTAAGCCTGAACAATGGCGCGCCCAATGGTGGCAGTGGCACCCAGTATTTTATCGGATCATTCGATGGTAAGGTGTTCGTGAATGAAAACCAGAAGGAGAAAATATTGTGGATTGATTACGGTACAGACAACTACGCGGGCGTTACCTGGTCGGATGTTCCAAAGCGCGATGGCAGGCGCTTGTTCATTGGCTGGATGAGCAACTGGAATTACGCGAATGTTGTTCCTACCACAGTATGGCGTAGCGCCATGACTATACCGCGCGAACTTAAACTTGCGCAAACACCCGTGGGCACTCGCCTGGTATCCGTTCCTGTAGAAGAACTGAAGGGCTTACGCGGTAAGGAACAGCGTTGGGAGAATAAAGAAATTTCTGCCCCGCTGGATTTATCAAACGCTACTACCCAAACCGGGTTATATGAGGTTATTATTGATTTTAACCCGGGGATAAAACAAAGATTCTCCCTTGAATTGGCTAACGGAGCAGGCGAAAAACTACTGATTAGCTATGATAAAGAAAAAAACCTGCTTTCAATAGACCGTAACCAAGCCGGCAACCACTCCTTCTCGGAAAAATTTGGAGGCACACACACAGCACCCCGCGAAATGGAAGGAGCCATACAATCCCTTCAGCTTTTTGTGGACCACTCCTCGGTTGAACTGTTTATCGATAACGGACTTACGGTAATGACAGAACTGATGTTTCCATCTGAAATTTTTAACCGCCTTACTTTACATCCGGATACGAAAGACAGCCTTAACGTAAAAAGTATTTCACTTTATGAGATTAATCGTATTTGGCCATAG
- a CDS encoding DNA/RNA non-specific endonuclease: MRQVTKLLTRTLLHGASIYALLLICSCQTTLSSSQTANESESSTSGTVAPVGFSGRLELPLLAHSDKLIEHTGFTLVYNTHHRNAQWVAYELTREKTIKGVERTDKFIADPKLSEVTALDKDYYKSSYDRGHLAPAADMSWSETAMKESFYFSNISPQVPSFNRGVWKRLEDQVRWWAASDSIIYVVTGPVLRDNLQRIGPNQVSVPELFYKVILVYKPHEKKGIGFIMKNEGSSLPVKNFAISIDSVQRATGINFFPLLPDDEAKNLEQSICRTCWNWK, translated from the coding sequence ATGCGACAGGTTACCAAATTATTAACACGCACTCTGCTGCATGGGGCAAGTATATACGCTTTGCTCTTAATCTGCTCGTGCCAAACTACACTGTCCAGTTCACAAACTGCAAATGAAAGTGAAAGCAGCACTAGTGGTACGGTGGCCCCGGTTGGCTTTTCCGGTCGGTTGGAGTTACCACTCCTGGCGCACAGCGACAAGCTAATTGAACACACGGGTTTTACGTTGGTTTACAATACTCACCACAGAAATGCACAATGGGTTGCTTATGAGCTTACCCGGGAAAAAACCATAAAAGGAGTTGAACGAACCGACAAGTTCATTGCCGACCCCAAACTTTCAGAAGTTACTGCACTTGATAAAGACTATTACAAAAGCAGTTACGACCGCGGTCATCTTGCTCCTGCTGCCGATATGAGTTGGTCGGAAACAGCTATGAAAGAATCATTTTATTTCAGCAACATTAGCCCACAAGTACCTTCCTTTAACCGGGGCGTTTGGAAGCGGTTGGAAGATCAGGTGCGGTGGTGGGCAGCATCCGACTCGATCATTTATGTTGTTACAGGTCCCGTTTTACGCGATAACCTTCAAAGGATTGGGCCGAACCAGGTATCGGTACCGGAATTATTTTATAAAGTAATTTTGGTTTACAAACCTCATGAAAAAAAAGGTATTGGCTTTATTATGAAAAACGAGGGCTCATCTCTGCCGGTCAAAAATTTTGCGATCAGCATCGACAGTGTTCAGCGTGCTACCGGTATTAATTTCTTTCCATTATTGCCCGATGATGAAGCTAAAAATCTTGAACAATCCATTTGCAGAACATGTTGGAATTGGAAATAA
- a CDS encoding GMC family oxidoreductase: protein MADSHFDYIVIGSGFGGSVSAMRLAEKGYKVLVIEKGKRWSAKDFPKSNWNLKKYLWLPFLRWFGFLRLSFFKEVFILSGVGVGGGSLVYANTHMMPPDAFFKNPIWSGLKDWKSILAPFYNKALFMLGSEKYEKENTEDLVLKDVAKEMGRESTYGRVDYVGVYLGDSKKEVDPYFKGLGPLRKGCTECAGCMVGCRYNAKNTLDKNYLWFAENLFGAKVLAETKTTKIEVLADQSYRVHTQSSTGFWKKKKSTFTAKGVVVSGGVLGTLDLLLKQKHVYKTLPLLSDKLGDNLLTNSEMLSGVVAADRKLNHGLAISSVFNPDEHTHIELCKFPDKSGAMIRLATMAAGNGHPVVRTLKMIGNCILHPWDFLRSLFQTNTARNSIVFLIMQSLPNAMQMKLKRGLFGHSLAFKNSSGNKVPSYIPIGQEALYKYAAKVNGVPQNAFSEIMFGLASTAHILGGCPMGKSVKEGVVNERFEVHGYKNFYILDGSIVPCNLGVNPSLTITALSEYAMSHIPSNTGNPVKSLDQQLAER from the coding sequence ATGGCTGATTCTCACTTCGACTACATTGTTATTGGCTCCGGTTTTGGAGGCTCCGTTTCGGCTATGCGCCTGGCCGAAAAAGGTTATAAAGTTTTGGTAATTGAAAAGGGCAAGCGTTGGTCGGCCAAGGACTTCCCTAAATCCAACTGGAACCTGAAAAAATATTTGTGGCTTCCATTTTTACGTTGGTTTGGTTTTTTACGGTTGAGCTTTTTTAAAGAGGTATTTATTTTAAGCGGTGTTGGGGTTGGCGGTGGTTCACTAGTGTATGCCAACACGCACATGATGCCTCCTGATGCATTTTTTAAAAACCCGATCTGGTCTGGCCTTAAAGACTGGAAAAGCATACTCGCTCCGTTTTACAACAAAGCACTTTTTATGCTGGGCAGTGAAAAGTATGAAAAGGAAAATACCGAGGACCTGGTTTTAAAAGATGTTGCAAAAGAAATGGGCAGGGAATCAACCTACGGACGAGTGGATTATGTGGGTGTTTACCTGGGGGACTCAAAAAAAGAAGTTGATCCATATTTCAAAGGTTTGGGGCCATTGCGTAAAGGGTGTACAGAGTGTGCAGGTTGTATGGTTGGTTGCCGGTACAATGCTAAAAATACATTGGATAAAAATTATCTCTGGTTTGCTGAGAATTTGTTTGGTGCCAAAGTGCTGGCAGAAACAAAAACAACTAAAATTGAAGTCCTAGCCGACCAATCGTACCGGGTGCATACACAATCCAGTACAGGTTTCTGGAAAAAAAAGAAATCAACATTCACAGCAAAGGGTGTTGTAGTAAGTGGTGGAGTGTTAGGTACTCTTGACTTGCTACTGAAACAGAAACATGTCTACAAAACCCTTCCCCTGCTTTCCGATAAACTGGGTGATAACCTGCTGACCAATTCCGAAATGCTATCGGGTGTAGTAGCAGCCGACCGAAAATTAAATCATGGCTTGGCCATCAGTTCAGTATTTAACCCGGATGAGCATACGCACATAGAGCTTTGTAAATTTCCAGACAAATCGGGAGCTATGATTCGCCTGGCCACTATGGCGGCAGGAAATGGCCATCCTGTTGTTCGCACCTTAAAAATGATAGGTAATTGCATTCTTCATCCGTGGGATTTTCTCCGCTCCCTATTTCAAACCAATACTGCGCGTAACTCCATTGTTTTCCTCATCATGCAATCGTTACCCAATGCTATGCAGATGAAACTAAAGCGAGGGCTATTTGGTCATTCACTTGCCTTCAAGAATAGCAGTGGCAATAAAGTACCCAGCTATATACCGATTGGCCAGGAAGCGTTATACAAGTATGCCGCTAAAGTAAATGGCGTGCCACAGAATGCATTCAGTGAAATCATGTTTGGTCTGGCTTCAACAGCACATATTTTAGGCGGATGTCCGATGGGTAAATCAGTAAAAGAAGGTGTTGTTAATGAACGCTTCGAAGTCCATGGTTACAAAAACTTTTACATTCTGGATGGCTCGATAGTTCCGTGTAACCTGGGGGTAAATCCATCGCTTACCATCACGGCATTGAGCGAATATGCAATGAGTCATATTCCTTCAAACACGGGTAATCCTGTAAAATCATTAGATCAACAACTAGCCGAAAGATAA
- a CDS encoding DNA-3-methyladenine glycosylase, with protein sequence MKLEPSFYTRKNVVSVARSLIGKLLVTTNDGSQTSGIIVETEAYSWKERGCHAYGGRKTARNEVMFEEGGRAYVYLCYGVHNLFNVVTNQRGVADAVLVRAIEPVTGVEEMYRRRGQVSLYQLTSGPGKLTRALGIDRTYNGKGLYDDDVWIEDIGMKINSKYIEAGKRIGIDYAGADANLPWRFWVRGNKWVSRIQNLRFKI encoded by the coding sequence ATGAAGCTTGAACCATCCTTTTATACACGAAAAAATGTTGTTTCCGTGGCGAGATCCCTGATCGGAAAACTTCTCGTCACAACCAACGATGGTTCACAAACAAGTGGCATAATCGTTGAAACTGAGGCTTATTCGTGGAAGGAGCGGGGTTGCCACGCGTATGGCGGAAGAAAAACAGCTCGCAATGAAGTTATGTTTGAGGAAGGAGGAAGAGCGTACGTATACCTGTGTTATGGCGTGCATAACCTGTTTAATGTTGTTACCAATCAACGCGGTGTGGCGGATGCTGTATTGGTCCGTGCTATTGAGCCCGTAACCGGAGTGGAGGAGATGTATAGGCGCAGGGGGCAGGTAAGTCTTTATCAACTTACCTCCGGGCCGGGTAAATTGACCCGTGCATTAGGCATTGATCGCACCTATAATGGCAAAGGCTTATATGATGATGATGTTTGGATAGAAGATATCGGCATGAAGATCAACTCAAAGTATATTGAAGCAGGTAAACGTATTGGCATTGATTATGCAGGTGCCGATGCTAACTTGCCCTGGCGTTTTTGGGTGAGGGGGAATAAGTGGGTGAGCAGGATTCAAAATTTAAGATTTAAGATTTAA